In one Oncorhynchus masou masou isolate Uvic2021 unplaced genomic scaffold, UVic_Omas_1.1 unplaced_scaffold_938, whole genome shotgun sequence genomic region, the following are encoded:
- the LOC135538302 gene encoding zinc finger protein 239-like has translation MSGEKEALLEEIEQSLHPLTEDNLRHLCERCGIDGSQVKGKNHRSLRRKIMEEMWENADSVKSEEQGMSWLLRLKDDISRIQEESTVGPMSPSQSDDDATDCDEEWNVEDNDGDSDSMSSSRNNGDNPNGRSLSGRVLSSGKAPGLKVIQRPYSCDVCEKSFPHLGDLKRHQRIHTGEKPYGCDQCGKSFRQPGQLTKHKLTHTGEKSYRCDQCGKSFARADTRTEHKRTHTGEKSYVCDRCGKSFTTLGALTIHQRIHTGEKPYVCAVCEKSFRQSGQLTIHKRTHTGEKPYNCDQCEKSFAEAGSLTEHRRTHTGEKPYVCDQCGKSFTTLGTLTIHQRIHTGEKPFVCAICGKSFRQTVQLTRHKRTHAGEKSYRSFDQ, from the exons ATGAGTGGAGAGAAGGAGGCATTGCTGGAAGAAATCGAACAGAGTTTACACCCTCTAACGGAGGATAATTTACGACACCTGTGTGAACGTTGTGGAATAGATGGCTCCCAAGTTAAAGGAAAGAACCATCGCTCGTTGCGCCGTAAAATCATGGAGGAAATGTGGGAAAATGCAGATTCAGTGAAATCGGAGGAGCAGGGAATGTCTTGGTTACTCCGACTGAAAGATGACATCAGTAGGATACAGGAAGAATCTACTGTGGGACCCATGAGTCCCAGCCAGTCTGATGACGATGCTACAGACTGCGATGAAGAATGGAACGTGGAGGACAACGATGGAGATTCAGATTCGATGTCATCAAGTAGGAAcaatg GGGACAACCCTAACGGTCGCTCGCTGAGTGGAAGGGTCTTATCATCTGGGAAGGCTCCAGGGTTGAAAGTGATCCAGCGACCTTACAGCTGCGATGTATGTGAGAAAAGTTTCCCACATTTAGGAGACCTAAAGagacaccagagaatacacacaggagagaaaccatatggctgtgatcaatgtgggaagagttttcgTCAGCCAGGGCAACTGACGAAACACAAGCTAACACACACCGGAGAGAAATCTTAtcgctgtgatcaatgtgggaagagttttgctcGAGCTGATACCAGGACTGAACACAagcgaacacacacaggagagaaatcttatgtCTGTGATCGATGTGGTAAGAGTTTCACTACCTTAGGAGCACTGACtatacaccagagaatacacacaggagagaaaccatatgTCTGCGCTGTATGTGAAAAGAGTTTCCGTCAGTCAGGACAACTGACTATACACAAGCGGACACACACGGGAGAGAAACCATATAACTGTGATCAATGTGAGAAGAGTTTTGCCGAAGCTGGTTCCCTGACTGAACACagacgaacacacacaggagagaaaccatatgtctgtgatcaatgtgggaagagtttcactaCCTTAGGAACACTGACTatacaccagagaattcacacaggagagaaaccttttgtTTGTGCTATATGTGGAAAGAGTTTCCGTCAAACGGTACAACTGACAAGGCACAAGAGAACACACGCGGGAGAGAAATCTTACAGAAGCTTTGATCAATGA